Below is a window of Equus quagga isolate Etosha38 chromosome 1, UCLA_HA_Equagga_1.0, whole genome shotgun sequence DNA.
CCCCAGGTCTGACCCAGGCCTGTGGCTCTACCGCCCCACCTCTGGGACAGGAGCACTGACTTGGTCTGGGGTGTGGGCAAGGGAAGGCCGCCCAGGGCAAGTGCTATTCGGGCTAGATCCGAAGGTGAGTGCCAGGCCAGGAGGGTGGGAACCCCTGTGCGCAGGCCCAGGGTGGGGCTGAAGACGGAGGGATGGAAGAGAGGGCCCTTGTGGCTGAGTTCAGGGAGCAAGGTAGGGGCGGGAGACAGGGGCAGGCTGAAGCTGGAGAGGTGGACATGATGCTCAGCTGCTGATGCCCCTGGAAGTCATGGTGAGTGGTTCCAACCACAGACTCCTGGGTCAAGCAGAACAGCTTTAAACCCCAGCTGCACCCCTACCAGCCGAGTGGCCATGGGGCCTGGTGGACAAGTTCTCTCCAGAGAGTTTTGAGAGtgatgggctgggctggggaaggtGGGCCTGGGCCCTCCAGGTAGAGCAGGAGGAACCAGGTAGCTGGGGAAGTGCCACACTGCGTGTGGGTGGGGtgcctgaggggaggggagagggcctggggaggcagcagTGGGGGAGCTGCATCTGGGACCCAGGTCTGCGCGTGGGGGTGATCTTATAGGCCCCATTCAGAGGGTCCCCAAGGAGCCAATTCAGTGACCTGGACCCTCTGGGAgttagggtgggggtggggctgcctcAAAGCCACCATTGTCACCCCCTCACCCGCCTGACTGTCTGGGACCTAAAATAGAGCAGGAGCACAGCGGATCTCGTGAGAAGAGTTTCTGGCAGAGAGgtctggggggaggggtgtgagTCACGCCTGGGAACCCTCAAGTTTGAGGCTCCCAAAGCTCAgctgccccacccccgccccggggAGCCTGGAATCCACTCAACAGTCCGGATGAAGGTGTCTTGGTCCCACCCGTGTGCCgctgtggggaggggcctgggtcCTGGCTCCGCCTCTGCCTTGGAGGTGCTGGGGGACTGGCCAAATCTGCcccctcagggcctcagtttcccaggtGTACCAGGAGTCAGGAACCTCGACGTCTGCTGCGAGGCCCCTGCAATTCATGGCGGGTGGTCCTAAGATAGGCCCCCAGAGTCAGCAGACAGGGGATCAAGTCCCAATTCCATCCTTATaggctgagtgaccttgggcaagtccacCCACCTCAtggggcctgtttcctcatctgtgaaatgggcattgAAACCAAGTcctgtcctttctctgtttcagCTTGAACTACCCAACAAGGGTCTTGACAGCTGCGGGGGTCTCCCTCCACAGCCTCCCATCCTCAGGTGGCACCCTCTGTGCTGCCAGGAATGTTAGCAACAGCGACCCCACTTTTTAAGGCCCTGGGCTGTACACACACTACCTCTGGCTCCTCACATTCTGCAGGGCATGAAGTGGGTGTCCTTTCCAACCCTCTCCGTGGGAGCTTCAGCCTCAGCACTGGCCACTCCTGGAGGAAAGGGGTCTTGGGTCCAGCGTGGGCGCTCCTGGGCACCTACCATCTGTCAGGCCCTGAGCTTGGCTCAAGCCTGGAGTCCTGGGGGCGCAGGGATGATCCTCCCCATCGTGtagatggggaaacaggctccTCTCAAAGGGGTCTGTGGGCCCTTTGAAACGGGTAGGCACGGTGCACCGCTCGGTGCAGGGGAGAGGCGGGCGCGATGTGTAGGGCTGGGGTGCCCTCTAGCGGCCGCCCTGCGCGCCATCTTGCCCCGCGGCCGGAGCTGCCCGGGATCAGGCGGCAGCGGCCCCGAGGGGAAGTCCCTTCTCCGAGCCCCCAGCGGTCCTGCCTGCTGCGGCCTCACCTCCCCGGGCTGAGAActgtctcccagtctctctctccttgtggCTTCCCAGAGACCCCACAGCGGCTGCGCGTCCCGCCCCGATTGCCATGGAGACCGCTTGTACACagttcccccttcccctcctccctgtcctAAGTGGGGGTCCGCGGGTCGGACCGGCGCCTGCCCAGGAGGAAGTCCCCCGGGCCGGGCGGCCGCGGGCCCATGAACAGCCGGGCCCCAGGGACGCTGGCCGTGGGGAGAGTGAAATTCTTCAGCCGGCACCGCGGGGAGGTGAGGCCCACGCGGGCTCTGCCCGGACTCAGCGCCTGGCTTTGGGTCTAGAGTGGTTCCTGGTTCTGCATGGTAGGAGCTCCAGAGTGTTCTCTGGGCTGCAGCTCCAGAATGGGCTCCAGGTTCTAAGCTCTGGTTCCAGAGAGCGCTCAAACTCCTGGTGGACTCGTGTTCTGTGGACTCCGGCTTTAGAGTGAACTCAGGGCTTAGAGTAGATTTCGAACTCCCAGTTCTGGGCTCCAGTTCTAGAGTGGGCTCTTGGCTCTGGGGTGCCCGTCTCTGGTTCTAGAGAaggctccagcctctgcctccagggagggctccGAACGTCAGGCTCAGATTATACGGGGCTCCAGAGAGGGCTCCAAGCTCTCGGCTCTGACTCGAGTGGGTCCTGGGTTCTGGGCTCTGGTTGGAGAGCGAGGCCAAGGTCCGAGCTCCAGCCCCAGGATCCTGGGGCAGTGTTTCCGGCTGGGATGGGACTACTTTTGTGCTCTCCTTCCAGGTCAACTCCTCCGCCTTCTCTCCCGACGGCCAGATGCTGCTCACAGCCTCCGAAGATGGCTGTGTGTATGGCTGGGAGACCCAGAGTGGGCGGCTGCTGTGGAGGCTGGGTGGCCACACAGGTGGGGCTCCTCAGCCtggatggggagactgaggcccatgGGCCTGTCCTGGCATTCTGTAGGGCCTGCCTCTGATGTTGGAGCTGGGCATCCAGGCCAGacagcctgggcagggctggggccgaAGGGCAAGGAGCTGGGACCTGGTCCCTGGACTCACAGAGCTGGACTCAGATCCTACTTttgaaaaaagtgtttaaaataaaaatatatataatattcatcgtcttaaccatttttgaaGGGCACGGTTCAGTAGTAAGTGCcttcacattgctgtgcagcTGGGCTCCAGAACTCTTTGCatgttgcaaaactgaaactctatacccgttaaactccccattcctcttcccccagcccctggcagccaccactcTGCTTTCCGTCTCCATGAATTTCGCCACTCTAAGCACCTGCagaggtggaatcatacagaatttccttttgtagctggttcatttcacttagcgtaatgtccttaaggttcatctACGTTTTACCCACTTCTTTGTGATCACAGTCAggtcccctctctgagcctctatttccacctctgtagaatggggatggGTAAGCAGCTGCTCCGCTGTCGGATGAGAGAATGCACGTAAAGTGCCTAGCACCCAATAAGGACTCGGTAGTTGTAATTATTAATTAAGGCGACACGAAAGAAAGTCTGGTGATTACAGGACAGATTAATTAGTGCTGTAATAGGGCAAGTCCAGGGGCTTGGGGGCTGGAAGCAGGCAATAAACCGAGGCCGGGCTGTCAAGTTTCTGGGAGGCACCTGCATTTGATTTGGGTATTGATTTTCCAAATGGGCAAATTGAGGTTCGCTGTTCCAGGCTGAGGCAGGAGGCCCGGGAATTTCAGGTGGCTGGAGGATGAGGGTTGGAtgggagtgaggagaggggaggtaggtgatgaggctggagaaatTAGCAGGGTCAGACTTCAAGGGCCAGAGGGAGAGGGCGGGGCCCTGTGCCTGACCACACTGCCTGCCCCAGGCCCCGTGAAGTTCTGCCGCTTCTCTCCTGATGGCCGCCTCTTTGCCAGCACCTCCTGTGACTGCACCATCCGCCTGTGGGATGTGGCAGAAGCCAAGTGTCTGCAGGTCCTAAAGGGTGAGTGGACTGGGTGGAACTGAGAGCCAAGCAGCCAGGCCTGGGTTTCCTTTGGGACCTTGCTGTGTCCTTGTCTCCTCCTGGATCTGGTGCCTGCAGGTCACCAGCGGAGTGTGGAGACGGTCAGCTTCAGCCCTGACTCGAAGCAGCTGGCATCGGGTGGCTGGGACAAGCGGGTGATGCTCTGGGAGGTGCAGGTATGTGGAGGGGCAGCCCAGTGAGGCCTGGGATCCAGAGGAGACACACCCCCTCCACCCTGGCCCCAGAAAGGTTGTCCCATCTTCCCCACTGCCATGCCCACACCTGGCGTCCAAGACCCCTTTGCTTCTGGCATGCAGCTACCTCCCCGGGCCTCCCCCTACACACCAGCCCTTGTCCCTCAAGACCTCTGCCCATGAGGCTCCCCATGCCTCATGCCTGGGCTGCCCTCCTCTCCTTGAGGCCCAGGAAGCCCCCCAGACCCTGTGTTGTGTCACATTACCCAGGCAGCCCCACAGGGAGGGCCTGGGTCTGACTCATCTGAGGCCTAGGTCCTGGCGAGGCTTTGGGCTGCCCTCTGCAGCAGCTCAGGGCTCTCTCCTCTAGTCTGGCCACGTGCTTCGCCACTTAGCAGGGCACCGAGACTCCGTCCAGAGCAGTGAATTCGCACCCAGCTCAGACTGCCTGGTGAGccaccccacctctgcctggGCCCCCCTAAGTTGATAAGGGAAGCTGTGACCCACACCCATTTTCCCACTGGGGCTCAACAATGGTTAGAATTGGGTGCCTCTGCTCTTCTGACCCTGGCCAACCTAGGCACGAGGGTGGGCATGGGCCAGCTGGTCCACGCTCATGGCAGCTGTCTGCAGGCCACTGGCTCCTGGGACGCCACCATACGCATCTGGGACCTGCGGACGGGGACCCCAGAGGTCTACCAGGAGCTGGAGGGCCACAGTGGCAACATCAGCTGCCTGTGCTACTCAGCGTCTGGCCTCCTGGTAAGCTGGCTGCAAGACCCTTGGAGGGTCACAGGCCATTTTGGGGCTCAGTGAGCATGCAGGCCCCAAAACATGGGCTGAGAACTGTCTGCTGTCCAGGCATCTGGCTCCTGGGACAAGACCATCCACATCTGGAAGCCCTCGACCAGAAGCCTGCTCCTCCAGCTCAAGGGCCACGTCACCTGGGTGAAGAGCATAACCTTCTCCCCTGATGGGCTGCAGCTGGCCAGCGCTGGCTACTCGCGCATGGTAAGCCCTTCCCACCAGGCTGCTCCTCTGGCAAACTCCGACCCCCCATCCTCCCTCAGCACTCCATGTCCAGAAACGCCCACATCCCTGTATGCCCTTAAATAAGACGGTGCCAAAAGCAGGAGCCAGACTTCTGTACCTAGTGTGTGGCATTAGGGCCTGGGCTGGCCCAGATGTTACGGGCATTGACATTCCTGTGACTCAAATAGTTTCAGGGAAAGGAAATGGGGACTGCACCGAACCCTGACACAAGATACTACGCTGGGCATTTTAAATACAACTCAAGACAACGGCACCCAGACCAAGAATTTAAGGTGTTGGCTACGACTGACCCCATGGTGACTGCAGAGGCCAGACTTGCTTGGTGAGGCCTCCCTCCCTTTCTGCTTGTTTTGATTTCCAGGTCAAAGTCTGGGACTGCAACACGGGAAAGTGCATGGAGACGCTGAAGGTGAGGCCTGTGGCTGAGGCACCCAAAGGTGCGTGGGCGGACCTGGCAGGGGAGGCCGGGGTGGACAGGACTCACTGCCAGAGCCCAAGGCCGTGCTGTTGGCAGGGAGTCCTGGACGTGGCCCATGCCTGCACCTTCACCCCAGATGGGAGGCTCTTAGTGTGTGGAGCTGCAGATCAGGCAAGATGCCAAGTCCACCGCAGTCAAATCACCCAGGCTCTCTCGAAGATGACACCACCTCGGATGGCTCCTGGACCTCATGCCCTGCGTCTCCCTGCCCAAGGCGCAAGGGGCCCGGTGGAATGAACCTGGGAAAGGACAGTCAGGCAGCCCTCCACCACAGGCCCAAAGTCACCACCACAGGGCACCCAATGATCACTGTGGTCAGAACCGTGTGGGCCCCAGACCAGGGCGGCTGACGCTGCGCAGGCATGCTGACATCCACCCGGCACCTGGTAACCATGACCAGGGCCACGCCAGCCCCTCTCCAGCCCGGTTAGTTGAGACACCGCAAACACAAAGCACCACCAGCCAGTTTGTGTGTTTTATTGAGGCGGCGACTCTCAGGCCTTGACCGCGTACTTCCGCAGGGGGTACAGCCGCTCCTT
It encodes the following:
- the WDR38 gene encoding WD repeat-containing protein 38 isoform X1; this translates as MNSRAPGTLAVGRVKFFSRHRGEVNSSAFSPDGQMLLTASEDGCVYGWETQSGRLLWRLGGHTGPVKFCRFSPDGRLFASTSCDCTIRLWDVAEAKCLQVLKGHQRSVETVSFSPDSKQLASGGWDKRVMLWEVQSGHVLRHLAGHRDSVQSSEFAPSSDCLATGSWDATIRIWDLRTGTPEVYQELEGHSGNISCLCYSASGLLASGSWDKTIHIWKPSTRSLLLQLKGHVTWVKSITFSPDGLQLASAGYSRMVKVWDCNTGKCMETLKVRPVAEAPKGAWADLAGEAGVDRTHCQSPRPCCWQGVLDVAHACTFTPDGRLLVCGAADQARCQVHRSQITQALSKMTPPRMAPGPHALRLPAQGARGPVE
- the WDR38 gene encoding WD repeat-containing protein 38 isoform X2, encoding MNSRAPGTLAVGRVKFFSRHRGEVNSSAFSPDGQMLLTASEDGCVYGWETQSGRLLWRLGGHTGPVKFCRFSPDGRLFASTSCDCTIRLWDVAEAKCLQVLKGHQRSVETVSFSPDSKQLASGGWDKRVMLWEVQSGHVLRHLAGHRDSVQSSEFAPSSDCLATGSWDATIRIWDLRTGTPEVYQELEGHSGNISCLCYSASGLLASGSWDKTIHIWKPSTRSLLLQLKGHVTWVKSITFSPDGLQLASAGYSRMVKVWDCNTGKCMETLKGVLDVAHACTFTPDGRLLVCGAADQARCQVHRSQITQALSKMTPPRMAPGPHALRLPAQGARGPVE
- the WDR38 gene encoding WD repeat-containing protein 38 isoform X3; amino-acid sequence: MNSRAPGTLAVGRVKFFSRHRGEVNSSAFSPDGQMLLTASEDGCVYGWETQSGRLLWRLGGHTGPVKFCRFSPDGRLFASTSCDCTIRLWDVAEAKCLQVLKGHQRSVETVSFSPDSKQLASGGWDKRVMLWEVQSGHVLRHLAGHRDSVQSSEFAPSSDCLATGSWDATIRIWDLRTGTPEVYQELEGHSGNISCLCYSASGLLASGSWDKTIHIWKPSTRSLLLQLKGHVTWVKSITFSPDGLQLASAGYSRMFQGKEMGTAPNPDTRYYAGHFKYNSRQRHPDQEFKVLATTDPMVTAEARLAW